The following is a genomic window from Spiribacter sp. 1M189.
CCCAGCCAGACGGCCCGGCGCCGCGTGCTGGACCAGATCGGTGCGAACAGGTCTTCTTCCTCGCCGAGGCCCGCCATGCTGAGGATGGAGCGCTCGGCCTCCTCCCGGATGACGTCGACTACGTCGTCGATGGTGATCCGGCCGATGAGCCGGCCGCGGGCATCCAGCACCGGCGCCGAGATCAGGTCACGGTCCTCGAACATCTTGGCCACTTCGCGATCCGACGTCTCCGCGGGGATCGCGACCGCCTCGGTATCCAGCACATCCTCGACACGGCCGGCGGGATCGCGGGTCAACAGATCACTGACCCGGAGTACGCCCAGGAAATGATCGAAGCGGCTGACCACGAACAGGTGGTCGGTGAGTTCGGGCATCTCCCCGCGCATGCGCAGGTAGCGCAGCACCACATCCAGGCTGACGTCGGGCCTCACCGTCACGGTATCGGTGTTCATCAGCCCGCCGGCGCTGTCCTCCGGGTAGGCGAGCACCGCTTCGAGCCGCTGGCGGTTCTGATTGTCGAGCGAACGCAGGATCTCGCCGGTCAGTGTCTTGGGCAGGTCCTGCATGAAGTCGGCGAGGTCGTCCATGTCCATGCCGGAGGTGGCCGCCAGCAGCTCCTGGTCGTCCATCTCCCGGATCAGCCCGCTGCGTACCTCATCGTTGACCTGCAGCAGCACATCGCCGCCGTTGGCCTCGTCCACCAGCTCCCAGAGAAGCTTGCGCTCGGGGGCCGGAAAGGACTCGAGCAGATTGGCTATTTCGGCGGGATGCAGCGCGTTGAGCATGCGGCGTGCCTCCGGCACCGTCCCGCCCTGCAGCAGGTCGGTGACGGTCTCGGCGACGCGCCCCTGCTTGTTCTCGCGTTCCTCTGCCATGGCGCTCCCCGCGCGGTGTCAGTCGGCCTCGCCGAAGCGATCGGCGAGCAGGGCACCAAGCGCCAGCAGCGCCTGGCTGCCATCGTCACCGCGGGTCGTCACGCTCAGCACACTGCCCTGACCGGCGGCCAGCATCATCAGACCCATGATGCTTTTGCCATTGGCCTCGTTGCCGTTGAACCGAACCTCGATGTCCGCGGTGTATTCGCTGGCGACGGCCACGAACCGGGCAGCGGCCCGGGCATGCAGGCCAAGACGGTTGACGATCTCGAGCTCGGCCTGTTGAACCGGATTATCCGCTGCCATCGCCGTTCCTGTCGGTGTCCGCCGCCGGTGGTGTCGCTTGAAGGATACCATTGCGGGCCGCGGCGAGTGCCGTCTCGGCCAGGGCATCCATGGACAGCCACGGGTAGTTGAGGATCCGCAGGAGCATGGGCAGGTTGAGGCCGGTGATGACCGGGTAGCCCCGGGCACGGCCGAGGGTGACCGCCAGATTGCCTGGAGTGGCTCCATAGGCATCGGTCAGGATGACCACGCCATCACCCTGGTCGAGCCGGTCGGCGAGGGCATCGGCGCGGCCATGCGCGGCCTCCGGCGATTCCGCGTCCTGTGGGCTGAGCGCTGCCGTCTCCAGCGGCAGGCGGCCGAGGATGGCCTCGGCGGTTTCCTGCAATGCCGCCCCAACGCCGGGATGAGTGATCAGCAGCA
Proteins encoded in this region:
- the mgtE gene encoding magnesium transporter, translated to MAEERENKQGRVAETVTDLLQGGTVPEARRMLNALHPAEIANLLESFPAPERKLLWELVDEANGGDVLLQVNDEVRSGLIREMDDQELLAATSGMDMDDLADFMQDLPKTLTGEILRSLDNQNRQRLEAVLAYPEDSAGGLMNTDTVTVRPDVSLDVVLRYLRMRGEMPELTDHLFVVSRFDHFLGVLRVSDLLTRDPAGRVEDVLDTEAVAIPAETSDREVAKMFEDRDLISAPVLDARGRLIGRITIDDVVDVIREEAERSILSMAGLGEEEDLFAPIWSSTRRRAVWLGLNLLTALLAAYVIGLFEATIQQVVALAVLMPVVASMGGIAGTQTLALVIRALALGQIASRNTRALLYKELGIGVLNGLLWAGILAGIAILWFGRPALGAIIAAAMTINLVVAALSGVGVPLVLKRFGVDPALAGGVVLTTVTDVIGFMSFLGLATFFLL
- a CDS encoding PTS sugar transporter subunit IIA: MSAGLLLITHPGVGAALQETAEAILGRLPLETAALSPQDAESPEAAHGRADALADRLDQGDGVVILTDAYGATPGNLAVTLGRARGYPVITGLNLPMLLRILNYPWLSMDALAETALAAARNGILQATPPAADTDRNGDGSG
- a CDS encoding HPr family phosphocarrier protein codes for the protein MAADNPVQQAELEIVNRLGLHARAAARFVAVASEYTADIEVRFNGNEANGKSIMGLMMLAAGQGSVLSVTTRGDDGSQALLALGALLADRFGEAD